In Halobacteriovorax sp. HLS, one DNA window encodes the following:
- a CDS encoding DUF2999 family protein has protein sequence MNPILQTLKELNISEEKIRELFKALTENPMMAMGLISQLGIPPEKLQLIMSTVLSSPSIIKEAVEELGLDFDAVEKAKEALRPKE, from the coding sequence ATGAATCCAATTTTACAAACTCTTAAAGAGTTAAACATTAGTGAAGAAAAAATTAGAGAACTATTTAAGGCCCTAACTGAGAACCCTATGATGGCCATGGGTTTAATTTCTCAATTGGGAATTCCACCTGAAAAGCTTCAACTGATCATGAGTACTGTTTTGTCTTCTCCTTCGATTATCAAAGAGGCAGTAGAGGAGTTAGGTCTAGATTTTGATGCTGTAGAAAAGGCCAAAGAAGCACTAAGACCGAAAGAATAG
- a CDS encoding AzlC family ABC transporter permease, with product MLPISAGVIPFGLVMGSLAYSAKLTLLQTMSMNIFVFAGASQLASVNLLKNETSVIIVIITGLIINLRFVLYSAGLSQYFSRSRILSKIFLSYCITDQSYASLVSNIDKLKSKTEVFQFYIGTSLMMTLVWQVSVLIGFSYGNILPKSFSLEYAVPLSFVALVMPTIKNKRYLFVALFSSFLSILLFKLPMNLGLLLSSLCSILLAYFISRKRVSND from the coding sequence ATGTTGCCTATTTCAGCAGGTGTCATCCCATTTGGCTTGGTCATGGGGAGTTTAGCGTATTCAGCGAAGCTTACTCTGTTGCAAACTATGTCCATGAATATCTTTGTGTTTGCTGGAGCATCTCAGCTCGCTTCAGTTAATCTTCTTAAAAATGAGACTTCAGTAATTATAGTTATCATAACTGGTCTTATTATAAACCTTAGGTTCGTGCTATATAGCGCAGGGTTAAGTCAGTACTTTTCTAGAAGTAGAATTCTTAGCAAAATTTTTCTTTCTTATTGTATTACCGACCAGTCATACGCATCTCTTGTATCAAATATTGATAAACTAAAGTCAAAAACAGAAGTATTTCAGTTTTATATAGGCACTAGTTTGATGATGACTTTAGTTTGGCAGGTTTCAGTTTTAATTGGCTTTAGTTATGGAAATATTTTGCCAAAGTCTTTTTCCTTAGAATATGCCGTACCTCTTAGCTTTGTCGCACTAGTCATGCCCACAATAAAAAATAAGAGGTATCTTTTTGTTGCGCTTTTTTCATCTTTTCTATCAATTCTATTATTCAAGCTTCCAATGAATCTTGGACTTTTGTTATCTTCTCTTTGCTCCATTTTACTTGCCTACTTTATTTCTAGAAAGCGAGTGTCTAATGATTAG
- a CDS encoding AzlD domain-containing protein, whose translation MIRSVDFWIVVGFLSVGTLIIRSSVILLSNKFTFSDRAKEIFSFIPAAVIPAIIMPMVFFHKGEVDVLLGKERMLVLTFSAIICYLTKSMLITILFGLICLYLTLVFNSSF comes from the coding sequence ATGATTAGATCAGTTGATTTTTGGATCGTTGTGGGATTTCTGAGTGTTGGAACATTAATTATTCGTTCTAGTGTTATTTTATTATCAAATAAGTTTACTTTTTCAGATAGAGCTAAAGAGATATTTTCATTTATTCCTGCCGCTGTAATTCCGGCCATAATTATGCCTATGGTCTTTTTTCATAAAGGTGAGGTTGATGTACTACTTGGGAAGGAGAGAATGCTAGTTCTTACATTTTCTGCCATTATTTGTTACCTAACTAAAAGTATGCTCATTACTATTTTATTCGGTCTAATCTGTCTTTATCTCACTCTAGTCTTCAATTCTAGTTTCTAA
- a CDS encoding protein-glutamine glutaminase family protein, producing the protein MKLVLFLLLLFQINYSLGYSINLEGVASLNDCSSTRDEKFFYCKGADGSVYLIKESRWSYSAVRKLPNGKLNSLKVNEIYHKNGEELFVADFSRSSLFRQEQRPEFVGDLARYTDDLRSVHNDFFSSDEYALIDGDHNEIKELALSIKNEIDSKHEFFENALSHKNLQLELENGDKLTCTRDETLKQCSLLDCGKDSYGNDVILIRNKNVYTSNFETFFLRNGKIAKDHDNVTKLLSHSSQLLLEKNGQVENKSTFTKGMLVPAKYKNSPELYEKLLDSSYKKFLENQAANCGDNTKKLFSDLIDQALDDKVNAQMVQLIDLANGNLESNYVNKESLPDYACIYNGVYYSPEGHTIARNIERMSKKTISIDRAKELFNKAKARKDIAWNYTFDGCYARAHLMARMFEEEGVHVDKAWLRGSLQIPSGTPQQTWGYHVAPLVHIENDDGSVVEMIIDPSVAQGPIGPSEWAAMMKVDLNQSDKVSYPTPINTKKYSGSSYTVTNSVPYWPDLDLSLTEEMKTKKAVETMEQYTSGLDHWGQEFEQW; encoded by the coding sequence ATGAAATTAGTATTGTTTCTACTGTTATTATTTCAAATTAATTACTCTTTAGGTTATAGCATTAATCTTGAGGGAGTAGCTTCTTTGAATGATTGCTCTTCGACTAGAGATGAAAAATTCTTTTACTGCAAAGGCGCAGATGGCTCTGTGTACTTAATAAAAGAAAGTCGATGGTCTTATTCAGCTGTTAGAAAGTTGCCCAATGGCAAGCTTAATAGCCTAAAGGTTAATGAAATTTACCATAAAAATGGTGAAGAATTATTTGTTGCCGACTTCTCTAGATCTTCACTTTTTCGACAAGAACAAAGGCCCGAGTTTGTTGGAGACTTGGCCCGATACACTGATGATTTGCGCTCTGTACATAATGATTTTTTCTCTTCAGATGAATATGCGTTGATTGATGGTGATCACAATGAAATCAAAGAGCTTGCACTAAGCATAAAGAATGAAATTGATAGTAAACATGAGTTTTTTGAGAACGCTCTATCACATAAAAATCTTCAATTGGAGCTTGAAAATGGAGATAAGCTGACTTGCACAAGAGATGAAACACTCAAGCAATGTTCATTGTTAGATTGTGGAAAGGATTCTTATGGAAATGATGTTATTTTAATAAGAAATAAAAATGTCTACACAAGTAACTTTGAAACGTTCTTTTTACGAAATGGAAAAATTGCAAAAGATCATGATAATGTTACAAAACTTTTGTCACATTCTAGTCAGCTCTTATTAGAAAAAAATGGGCAAGTTGAGAATAAATCTACTTTCACTAAAGGAATGCTTGTTCCTGCTAAGTATAAGAATTCTCCTGAGTTATATGAAAAGCTCTTAGATAGCTCCTATAAGAAATTTTTAGAAAATCAGGCAGCAAACTGTGGTGATAATACTAAAAAATTATTCTCAGATCTTATCGATCAGGCCCTAGACGATAAAGTTAATGCACAGATGGTCCAGCTTATTGATTTAGCAAATGGGAATCTGGAGAGTAATTACGTAAATAAGGAGTCTTTGCCAGATTACGCTTGTATTTACAATGGAGTTTACTATAGTCCTGAAGGTCATACTATAGCTAGAAATATTGAGAGAATGTCTAAGAAAACGATCTCTATTGATAGAGCAAAAGAGTTATTTAATAAGGCCAAAGCTAGAAAGGATATCGCATGGAATTATACTTTTGATGGTTGCTATGCGCGTGCACATCTCATGGCGCGTATGTTCGAGGAAGAAGGAGTTCATGTTGATAAGGCATGGCTCAGAGGTTCTTTGCAGATTCCTTCAGGCACCCCTCAACAAACTTGGGGGTATCATGTGGCCCCTTTAGTTCATATAGAAAATGACGATGGCAGTGTTGTTGAAATGATTATTGACCCATCAGTGGCGCAAGGTCCTATTGGCCCGAGTGAGTGGGCCGCCATGATGAAAGTCGATTTAAATCAGAGTGATAAAGTCTCCTATCCAACACCGATAAATACAAAGAAATATTCCGGAAGTAGCTACACTGTTACTAATTCTGTTCCTTATTGGCCTGATTTAGATTTATCACTTACTGAAGAGATGAAGACCAAGAAGGCGGTTGAAACTATGGAACAATACACTAGTGGATTAGACCATTGGGGACAGGAGTTTGAGCAGTGGTAA
- a CDS encoding BamA/TamA family outer membrane protein — MINIFFALVLFICCFSPIAKEYKISGNTRTKDDYIKHLIKECIEDKKSDLVQCLMNKRIFSKVEIKDDEIIVQERWTLIPIPQVNVSSDSSSYGVFVMERNFLGRGKFAILGASVGSDVNSYFLLYRDPELLLTDWTSQILLFSSSEDLKSYSGENIIHSYNESQTGFKLGFGHKILTDFELGASATFLKKKYKEFGGFSVPTANESYGMELKLRYVNSDFKFYFNEGFDGEFEYLRDIKRTDDLNDVSVGLLNLRYQKNYLMQHALQLGLKSSISQNASVKDVIKIGGNKGYRGIQENGLWAENIGSLSIDYQIPIAFSNFGVWTVAPYFDYGVIDSKYSPFSNYSSFGIGGYLYLKQVAIPGVGIVVGKNDKFQGSFISFSVGMRP; from the coding sequence ATGATAAATATTTTCTTCGCTCTTGTTCTCTTCATTTGCTGTTTCTCACCTATTGCTAAGGAATATAAAATTTCTGGCAACACGAGAACTAAAGATGATTATATTAAGCATCTCATCAAAGAATGTATTGAAGATAAGAAAAGTGACCTTGTACAATGCTTAATGAATAAGAGAATTTTTTCAAAAGTAGAGATTAAAGATGATGAAATAATCGTTCAAGAGAGATGGACACTTATACCAATCCCCCAGGTAAATGTTAGCTCTGACTCCTCTTCCTACGGAGTTTTTGTAATGGAGAGGAATTTTCTTGGCCGAGGAAAATTTGCGATACTGGGAGCGTCAGTTGGTAGTGATGTGAACTCATACTTTCTACTTTACCGAGACCCAGAATTACTCCTCACAGACTGGACATCACAAATTTTACTTTTTAGCTCAAGCGAAGACCTAAAATCATATTCGGGAGAGAATATCATCCATAGCTACAACGAATCCCAAACAGGATTCAAGCTAGGGTTCGGTCATAAGATCTTAACTGACTTTGAGTTAGGTGCATCTGCTACATTTTTAAAAAAGAAATATAAAGAATTCGGTGGTTTTAGCGTCCCTACTGCAAATGAATCATATGGAATGGAGCTTAAGCTGAGATATGTTAATTCTGATTTCAAGTTTTATTTCAATGAAGGATTCGACGGGGAATTCGAATATTTACGTGACATCAAAAGAACTGATGATCTTAATGATGTTTCTGTAGGGCTATTAAACTTAAGATATCAAAAGAATTATTTAATGCAACATGCGCTTCAGCTGGGCCTTAAGTCAAGTATCTCTCAAAATGCAAGTGTAAAAGATGTAATAAAAATAGGCGGTAACAAAGGTTATAGAGGTATTCAAGAAAATGGACTTTGGGCAGAAAATATTGGAAGCCTATCCATAGATTATCAAATCCCTATCGCATTCTCTAACTTTGGAGTTTGGACAGTTGCACCTTATTTTGATTATGGAGTTATCGATTCAAAATACAGTCCTTTTTCTAACTATTCCTCTTTTGGCATCGGTGGTTACCTCTACTTAAAACAAGTTGCCATACCAGGAGTAGGTATTGTTGTAGGTAAGAATGATAAGTTCCAAGGATCATTTATATCATTCAGTGTTGGAATGAGGCCATAA
- a CDS encoding mechanosensitive ion channel family protein — translation METKNEVSLLIFDFFKLDKVVLFIFLFACIYFVVKIVSLWSERLQFKFAGKRLVILQITTVFSFVSYLLGFLGSFYYVFQPSRELLVAVGGSAAVAFGFALKDLVGSMIAGFILLFDRPFQVGDRVSFGDVYGEIKNIGLRSVRLVTLDDNLVTIPNSKFLTDVVSSGNSGALDMMVVVSFHLSIFQDLEKVKKLLHEVVITSRFVFLEKPVSITFEETPVCNNFVIKASVKAYVLDVKYEKALMSDVTARGSKILLDNGITRPIVNTSV, via the coding sequence ATGGAAACTAAGAACGAAGTATCCTTACTCATTTTCGATTTTTTTAAACTAGATAAAGTAGTCCTCTTTATCTTTCTATTTGCCTGTATTTACTTTGTTGTAAAGATAGTCTCTCTATGGTCTGAAAGGCTGCAGTTTAAGTTTGCAGGTAAAAGACTTGTTATTTTACAGATAACTACAGTTTTTTCTTTTGTTTCTTATTTACTCGGCTTCTTAGGATCTTTCTATTATGTATTTCAGCCCTCAAGAGAGCTTTTAGTCGCGGTAGGTGGTTCTGCCGCAGTAGCATTTGGTTTTGCTCTAAAAGATTTGGTCGGATCTATGATTGCTGGATTCATACTTTTATTTGATAGACCGTTTCAGGTAGGAGATAGAGTCAGTTTTGGCGACGTATATGGTGAAATTAAAAATATTGGTCTGCGTTCTGTGAGACTTGTTACTTTAGATGATAATCTTGTCACCATTCCAAATTCAAAGTTTTTAACTGATGTTGTCTCAAGTGGTAATTCTGGTGCACTGGACATGATGGTCGTTGTTTCGTTTCATTTATCTATATTTCAGGATCTTGAGAAAGTGAAGAAACTCTTGCATGAAGTAGTAATAACAAGTAGGTTTGTTTTTCTCGAAAAGCCTGTTTCGATAACTTTTGAAGAGACCCCAGTCTGTAATAACTTTGTCATTAAGGCGAGTGTTAAGGCCTATGTTCTAGATGTTAAGTATGAAAAAGCTCTCATGAGTGATGTAACAGCTAGAGGGAGTAAGATTCTATTAGATAACGGAATAACTAGACCGATTGTGAATACATCGGTTTAA
- a CDS encoding DUF4136 domain-containing protein codes for MNYLLTILSVLLLSSCASVKTDFNFNQSIDFSQYKTYSWIKSGPKSKENKFNDLMHSEVIRSIETALESKGLKKTNYDKADVHINYMINVSNKVMQSQYYDYYTIGGATARMGRGHGPYGYYGSGGPYYSTRMEYEQASFVIDMLDKNTRGIAWRGHASKTIDRSNNMKKQLDVIKSTIEKLFKKYPPKK; via the coding sequence ATGAACTACTTACTTACAATACTATCTGTCTTACTTCTATCGTCGTGCGCTAGTGTTAAAACTGACTTCAACTTCAATCAATCGATAGATTTTTCACAATACAAAACCTATTCTTGGATTAAATCAGGACCAAAATCAAAAGAAAATAAATTTAATGACCTGATGCACTCCGAAGTTATTAGATCTATTGAGACGGCGCTAGAGAGCAAAGGACTTAAAAAAACCAATTATGATAAAGCGGATGTCCATATTAATTATATGATCAATGTTTCGAATAAAGTTATGCAAAGTCAATATTACGACTACTACACTATTGGAGGGGCAACGGCACGGATGGGTCGAGGCCATGGACCATATGGCTACTATGGTTCAGGTGGTCCATACTATTCTACAAGAATGGAATATGAACAAGCTTCCTTTGTTATTGATATGCTAGATAAGAACACTAGAGGAATTGCTTGGAGAGGACATGCTTCAAAGACAATTGATCGTAGTAATAATATGAAAAAGCAACTCGATGTAATCAAGTCTACAATAGAAAAATTATTTAAAAAGTACCCACCTAAAAAATAA